The window CGAGAGGAGACCAGTGGGACTCCTAAATACTTAACTGGGAGCTGCCCCACATCATAAGACATAATCGACAAAATTTGGTTTCTTACAGCTAATGCAACATTTGAAAAGAAAGAAGAGCTCTTTGGTAAGCTAGGCACCAAACCTGAAGTGACTTTGAATTCTTCAAGCGCATCACTTATAACTTGTACAGAGCTAACACTTGCATGAGAAAAAAGAAATAATTCATCCACAAAGCATACATTAATTATCATTTGATGCTCACGTTTTGGATGATAACAAAAATCATCTGACTCTCTCACTTTTCGACTTAACATCAATGAGAGAGTTTCCATAACTAACGTGAACAAATATGGGGACAAGGGGTCCCCCTGACGTAACCCTCGCTTACCTTTAaagtacccatgaacattaccattCACCGATATAGAGAAAGAAGTGGACGTCACACATCTCATGATCCACTTCACCATACAGCTATGAAACCCAAAATGAATCAAATAATTTTTAAGAAAATACCAATCAACCGTATCGTACGCCTTTTGAATGTCCACTTTAAAAGCACACCTAGGAACTCCTCTATTGAGATGATAATTCTTCATAATTTCTCGAGTGATCAATATGTTATCCGCAATTCTCCTTCCGGGAACAAAAGCAGATTGATTAGCATCGACAATAGTATCCAACGCATGCTTTATACGATTAGTAATTATCTTACTAATGCATTTATAAAGCACATTAAAACATGAAATCGGCCTAAAATCAGTGACTTTTGTTTGAGAATTAGACTTAGGAAACAAGGCAATGATAGTGTGATTTAGTTCGGATAAAAGTCTACcattaattaaaaattctttaatCGCCACTATGATATCCTCACCAACAACATCCCAAGCGTGTTTAAAGAAAGCTGAAGTGTAACCATCAGGACCCAGAGACTTGTCTTCTCCGATATTAAACATGGCCTCTTTTATCTCCTAACTAGTAACATCtctaatcatgaattcaaccatattAGGATCAAGACGATTACTAAAAAGGCTATTAGGATCTTCAATTTGCTCACAATTACCAGCCATCCCTAAAAACTCATGAAAATGCTCGACAAAAACTTGTTGAACATTATTACCCTCAACGAGATTATTATTTTTATCCATTACAGCTTGAATGCGATTAAGATGAGCGTTTCCATTTACTACTTTATGAAAATAGCTCGAATTATAATCCCCACCCGCAACCATTCAACTTTGGACTTTTTCTTTAGGAACCTCGCTTCTTCTAATAGTGCGTTATTATATTCTTTCAAGCAAACAGCTTCTTTTTCACGCGCATCCAATGAAAAAGGGTCCCTATCTAACGCAAGTTAAGCTGCATCTAACTCCTTTCGTAACAGAAGAACTCGGTCGTGTAGATTTCCTTTCGACCACATTAACTTTTGCATAGAATATTTTAGCAGTCGTAAACGTTTAACTACCCTAAACATATGGTGCCCTTCCATCTCAACATCCCAACCTTCCGCTACCGAGGATATAAACACGGGATGGTGAACAATAAAATTTCCGAATTTAAAGGGTCTTGGTTTTTTAGCTCCCCCTTTATCAATCTTCAAAATAGCGGGACAATGATCTGAAATACGATATGGTTGGAATATAACATAAGCATTAACAAAAGAGTTAATAAAAGCATCATTAGCCATAACACGGTCCAACTTTTTTAACAATCCAGAAGTTGCATGAGGCTTTTGATTCCAAGTAAATCGAAAACCCGAGTGATTCACATCCTCTATAAGAAGCTCATCCATGCACTCCTTAAATTCACGCATAGCCAAAGTAATATTAGATGATCTAGATGCATAATCATCTGTATTTATAGCAGCATTAAAATCCCCCATAAGTGACCATGGGCGATTTCCAACAAACGATTTATGCAATAACAAATCCTTCCACAAAATTTGACGATGCGCATAATGATTACCGGCATAAACAAACGAAATGAAAAACTTGCAATCATTATTCATCGACTGAACCAAACAATGAACAACTTGATCGGTCATAgcaataatcataacattaattaCCAATGGATTCTAACCGATAATAATACGAGTACCTTGTTGGCAATAGGAGCTATTTGATGACCAATCCCAACCAGAGAACACATAATTACAAATGCCCGAAAGTTTGTGAATAGCCACATGGGACTCCAGCACCGCACACATACACAAATGATTTGAGACAACAACATCTTTAACCTCGTCTTGTTTAGGGGTGAGATTCAAACCCCTTATATTCCATTTAACGATGTTAATCATTGGATACCGTTGCATCAGAAGTGCTTGCCCCCTCAGAATCCTTCTTCGAAGCTAAGAACTGAGATGTTTCATTCAACTCACGTCACTATCCTCTTACCATTCTTTCACTTTCAAGtatgtatcattatcatcattcaaaTCATGTAATGAAGAAAATGGATTTTCCATAGTCACCCTCTCGGCTCCAGGTATATGCATACTCGTCCTTGCCCCATCTACCAAATTAACACTCTTTTTCTTTTCCACATATACCTGCTTGACTTTTGGTTTACCAACAGGAAACCCTTCATTACCTTAAGCACGAGAAGAACCTACCAAACCACCCTTATTAGCTTTTCGATTTACATTTTGAAATCCATCCACCAACTTTGGTTTTTCAACCGGAAAAACCACCACCTTAACACACTGGGAATTGGTATGCCCAAAAATTTTAATTTGGGTGGCTTCCACTCATACTCAATCTTTGCCTCATCGAACATTCTTCCTCCCCCTTCGCGCATTGGAGTAGCAACTTTGATTTATTCTTTCAACTCATACTTGGCTGAAACTACCACCATGACTCGAGCATAATTAGGCCTACCCAAAGCTTCGTGGCACATAGTGTGTAGTGACcccgaaaatttcgactaaatttgaaccaaactctcgatacgatttaatatttttgacacgataagcaaagtctgttaggttggatctcaaaaatattttgaactgtttcatatattcatttgaccttcgactatttttgatgattcacgaaccactatctgtatatatatatatatatatatatatatatatatatatatatatatatatatatatatatatatatatatatatatatatatatatatatgaaagagaaATTTATGTGATATAATTCAtttgtataaataaaaataatatatgatattactataaatctatatatatatatatatatatatatatatatattgatgatttagaatttatttaataaacgcttgtAGCACTCGTTCGTCATTTTGATATTTATTAAGcaggttaaattcgaacttatgtgattataAAATAAACGGCGATCCGAAAATGAGATAGAtagattttaggcttattaaaattatatttaggagCTAATTATTAAATTTCAACACTCTTTATATTTTTTACCCAGGATCAGGAGTGGAcggtgagttaatttttgtttaataatttttaaatagttaatgattgaattttataccataatgaccaaaataaataaagacatttaatttaaaattttggaaattttaggaacacttttatatattagCTGTTTAGCAAAGGACCACGATTTAACTATCCGTGAAATAGCGTCGGTAACTAAAATCCATTTTTTTCAGGCTGCGTATTGTTTGTCAAACTAACATGTGATAATTATTATgtactataattatattatattctcaaaCTTCTGTATTTGATTGCAATCCTACCATTTGAttgattataattttattattattaattaaaggcATACTGTTTTTGTATGTTCTATCATCATCACACTTTACATATATGATTGATACATATATGCGAGAAACACAGCCATTTAATATTCacaattattactactactaagtTGTACTCAATTTTTCAACCAAAGCTTCTTCCTCCTATTTGTGATTCTTTTGCGCCACAACACCATACAAACCCATCTACTAATCTTTGATCACTTCCTGTCGTTATTGCTTTCGATTGAGAGAACCAACATCCATAACCGAATCACCATCCATCTCGATTACCACAGCGCAAAACCACCATTGCTATCTCCCTCTCACTTTAATCTGTTTCTGTTTTGTTACCGGGGCCAAAAGCAAACCCAAACCATCTTTAAAACACCATCAATTACGCGATAACTTACTGCCACTACTTCTGTCCACTTCCAGTATGAAAACAACACCACCATGATCACAATCGTTACCACCATGGTTCACCCGTCTCATCATCTcctttctgtttctatttcttttctttctttcgtgTTCAGTTGTAATCATAATCAAACATCACCACTAAATCCACAACAAATCGATCAAGCTACAAATGATATTTTCGATTGCCAAGCCAagaaatgaaagtaaagtgaatgttatgtatcgagagaat of the Rutidosis leptorrhynchoides isolate AG116_Rl617_1_P2 chromosome 5, CSIRO_AGI_Rlap_v1, whole genome shotgun sequence genome contains:
- the LOC139849129 gene encoding uncharacterized protein yields the protein MTDQVVHCLVQSMNNDCKFFISFVYAGNHYAHRQILWKDLLLHKSFVGNRPWSLMGDFNAAINTDDYASRSSNITLAMREFKECMDELLIEDVNHSGFRFTWNQKPHATSGLLKKLDRVMANDAFINSFVNAYVIFQPYRISDHCPAILKIDKGGAKKPRPFKFGNFIVHHPVFISSVAEGWDVEMEGHHMFRVVKRLRLLKYSMQKLMWSKGNLHDRVLLLRKELDAA